Below is a window of Flavobacterium cyclinae DNA.
TTTTGTTTCGATGAACTTTTATTTTCCAAAAACGAAGACAAGTGTAATTGTGCTTGAAAATGTTGCTTATGAAACTGATGATTTGAAGAAAACGTTTTATTTTCATACTGCAATTTTAGATATTATAAGAAATAAGATTATAAACTAACGTTGAATGATGAATGGGTTATGGATAGAATGGGGAAGGTGGGCTTTACTGCGTAAAGCAAAAGCCTACGATGTAGGAGTTTCCTATTTTGGCGGAATGACAGCTTTGACTGCGTAAAGCGTGTGCCTAGGGTTAGGAGATTCCTAGCGGGCTCGGAATGACAAGTAATAATTAATTTTAATTTTATATTTATGAGAAAACTAATTTTAGTAGCATTTTTAATCAGCTGTTTACCATTGGTGGCACAAGATTTTACCACATTAGATTTGAATTCGTTTAAAAAAGCGGAAGATTATGTAAAGGCAGAGCCTAAAGTACTGGAGTGTGCTACCTTTTTATTGAGTACACCACATGAGGAAAACAATTTGAATCGTTTGTCGGCAACGCAATACATTTTAAAGTGGATGGAAGGAACGGATTATACGTTTTCGATAGACGCTAATGCGGTAGAATTAACGGAAGGCAATACTGATTTATTTGGCTTATACATGACCAGTATGACAAAAGTAGTATTGGAACATAAAGATATTGAATTAACGACAGATGAAGTTCATAATAAAGTAGTGGAGTTGTTAATTGCTTATTGTAAGAATGAGAAAAACAACATGAAACCCACTAAGAAATTGAAAAAGTTGATGAAGTAATTAAGTGGTTTTCATGAAGTATTTTTCGGTTCGCTTATCCATTCTTATTTTACCTTATATTTTGATTTCCTCGCTTTTTATAGTGGGGTACACTTTTTTGAATTGGTTCTTCTGTATTTATACAAAATGGGTGGCTATCAACAAAATGTACATCGATTATATATTTCCGATGCTCATTTCTATTTTATTGGTGTACTTTATTATTCGCCCGCGTTTGCATATTCTACAGTTGGCTCCTGGAAAAGACACTTTTGGAATACAACTTATTATTGCCTTATCAATGTGTATTCCAACAATAGTTGCCCAAAACTATATTGATAAAGCTACAGGAACCCTTACGAAAGTGCATCGTATAACGGAGATTTCCAAGTTACCCGAATCAAAATATTATGATGTAAATGTATTTTATTTAGATACGACTCATTTGGGAATTTATAAAACCTCCAGTGTTTCAGGGAAGTATGGGCAGGATTTAAATTTTGAATTGTACCTTGCTATTCCTATGTTTAATACCGCTAGGGATACGAATGGATTTGCTTGTACCTATTGGATAGGGGAGAATTATACCAAACGAATAAATAATAATTTGTCGCCCAATGAAAAAGCTAGACTAGCCAACGTATTTATACAAGAATCAGAGCGTTTATTTAGGGTCACCAATTTTTCCAATTTTTCTTATCTAGAGAAGTATCGTAAATCGGATGAGTTAGTGAGTTTTGAAGCTGCAATCAACAGAGGTTTTTATGCGGATTCTAAAGATGTTGTTGTTTTTAAAAGAAAACACGGCACGTTTGAATCGCGATTAGGTAGTACTTTTGAGTGGATCTTTTATAGTTGGGGTATTGGTACTCTTGTAATTTCTTTGATTTTTCTATTTGTTAAATTAAATCCAACACGAATTAAATTGTATAAAAATGGAACTTTAAAAACCAAATCTGATTTGGAGGATTTTCTTGTTTTATTAGTGCCCAAAAAAGGCTTTTTTACAACTCCTGTATTGATTCATTTGAATGTGTTGATTTTCCTTTTGTTGTTTTTCTTTGGCTTTGGGTTTATGCATGTTAAGGGTGGCGATTTGTTGCGTTTTGGTGC
It encodes the following:
- a CDS encoding rhomboid family intramembrane serine protease, translating into MYIDYIFPMLISILLVYFIIRPRLHILQLAPGKDTFGIQLIIALSMCIPTIVAQNYIDKATGTLTKVHRITEISKLPESKYYDVNVFYLDTTHLGIYKTSSVSGKYGQDLNFELYLAIPMFNTARDTNGFACTYWIGENYTKRINNNLSPNEKARLANVFIQESERLFRVTNFSNFSYLEKYRKSDELVSFEAAINRGFYADSKDVVVFKRKHGTFESRLGSTFEWIFYSWGIGTLVISLIFLFVKLNPTRIKLYKNGTLKTKSDLEDFLVLLVPKKGFFTTPVLIHLNVLIFLLLFFFGFGFMHVKGGDLLRFGANFKPLVSEGQIWRLLSSIFLHGGFLHLLMNMMALFFAGLFLESLLGKWRLLLLYIVTGIVASVASCMWYDATISVGASGAIFGLYGYFIAAIIYQSFPYKIDSGFLYSLLAYIGINLVMGLIGSGRIDNAAHIGGLVSGFCYGVLFPIRKGDG